gatgtgtctattaatcatgactcggtttctatatcgggccctgaacgtacaacgaacatgtaaatctgtatacaagatcataaatatgattgtctcaagttataaaagattaattttgcctctgtgcattttaatcaaagtgtcaaaataatttgtgcctggtgcatctaaatcaattttcctaaactcttttcaaatgagtcagttgagtgtatttaccagtgaaaactgacgtattttcaaaagtctaagtgacaggtacaagtacgtaataggctgggagctgctcgggacattaataaggaatcttgaaaattctaggcgtctaaagtctgttgaacaatttctttgatttgattcacctgtggatcctttactttccgtcgTAACACTTGATATTATTTCATATCCGGAacgtaatatatttatcttttgcttccgctgtgcattcatataattgtgtggtttgactatattgttgccaactacgtcacgataatcccccaccgggcccaccggtgatatacgtggaaattggggtgtgacaactcgaaaagctctttaaaagtcttcaatatgaccaaaaagcccctacggggcataatattaacttaaactcgttacgagcgtcacggaaggtatcctactgataccacaacccatttaaggcatattgacttaggaaataagcgtacgactctcatggttaaccgtttcgcctattgcgcgcacggttcggcttatgaaactagttttcataaattagttgatacgggtcaaattatattatttgaaccccaaaatccagagtgtgaaccttgaacccatataaaacaagtctctgaacttgtttggggcagaatcacattccattctcggttttcgccttttcgcgcgattaaaccatatctatatataacggaaccaaccggtctaggctacgaccattataacgactcgttaggattctaagaggttaattaaaaccttcgttccagattaggagccccagtaaaagctatcggtgatttaatccaattaaggaaatatacttgcaaaggtaaatactttaacttatttcccctatatgggcttgggttacggtatattaataccgcttgattgagcattgtattcttccatcgcttaggtggttaattaaataatacgatcggctcatttaaacagttttgtttcttataagcctttggggggtttaatgaccgttgtcccggatatccttggcatcatgttacgaaatggccacgaccatcgacatcccggtgtaggcgtacacccggtataaagtgtcgacattaaattaaaagacgtagccgttggtttttatactacggttttacgcaatgtggcgtgtctataaatctttaacccggcacgacccgggctactgaacgcataaaagaacatgtaaaacgttcacaagattttattataattttcccaagttataaaagagtttgtgccttgtgcattcaaatcaattttaataaacattttaaaatgtgtcagttgaatgtatttaccagtgtaaactgacgtattttccccaaaaagattaagtgcaggtactatacgaacttggctggtattagctgcctaagcatcacgaatagtctcgcaaactcgatgccgtatctgaatgaacaacatttatttattttgatccgctgtggatatattcaacttctgtaatacatttgatattacaaccagaggttgaagtttatatatttatctttaagcttccgctgtgcattatataattgtgtggtttgactatattgttgccaacatcgtcacggtaatcccccaccgggcccaccggtgagacacgtggaaaccggggtgtgacaaaggagtggctggctaagaaaggtaacgattattttatgatacttgagtcctataatttaagtgttcctgctaattcttggtggtttgattctggttctatggttcatgttaccaattctactcagggattcctttcaatccggaagctggaaagaaaccaaagaacgcttaaggttggggatgatcgagaattagaagtgaaggccattggaacattacaattagttatgaaaacttgtttatgtattaaactttatgataccttatatgttcctgaggtaactcggaaccttgtatcaggaccaaagttagacatggacggttttattgtttcccatggtcatcgcaaactctctatcctctatgattctgttctttatggtactggtattctggatggtggtctctatagattagaactagaagataacttttccaaatctttgttgtcatataacattaatgaatcactcacaaagatggaagagaaaagagacttagagacttcatccatattgtggcatcagcgtttaggccacatttcaaaagaacgattaaatcgtctcgtaaaggatgaagtcttacctcctctcgatttctctgattttggaacatgtgtcaaatgtcttaaaggtaaaatgacattagcgaataagaaaggtgccactaggagctctaatttattagaactcattcacactgacattagtgttccctaccaaatcgctggcataacaggacatacttcatttatcacttttattgatgattattctcgttacatgtacttgtatcttattaaggagaaatctgaatctcttacaacttttaaagattataaggctgaagttgaaaagcaattagatcgtcagattaaagttgtgagatcagatagaggcggtgaatattatggaagacatactgatgtgggtcaagctcctggtccattttatgagttttgtaagggccagaggattgtgaaccaatacaccatgcctggtacacctcagcagaacggtgtcgctgaaagaagaaaccgtacccttatgaacatggtgcgcagtatgttagccaacactaatttaccattattcctctggactgaagcgttaaaagcagctgttcatatactcaatagagttccttctaagtctgtccctaaaactccttatgaactttggacaggaaggaaaccgagtcttaaatatatgaaagtatggggctgcattgctgaagcaaaactttacaatcctttcctaaggaaacttgaccctaagacaGTTACCTATTTCTTTATCGGGTACCCTGAGAACTtgaagggttatcgtttctattgtccttcccatgtcacccgtattgttgaaaccaagcgtgccgcgttcctggaggatttcaaggtcagtgggagcagtaccaacccttacgaagaattgcaagaagtacaagacgcgggggggagagactcgtcgcttactattactcctcttgtacccaatgcaactactgcacctgaagctactgcaccaactccaaattcacctctacaatcagaacccattatacctcatgacgaaggcacatcaaacgctcaaaaccaagacaacgctgtacctgataatccactcaggaggtcatctaggcaaagaaggcctactaattgggatgattatgttacctacctgactgaaatggatcccggaaagctcaatgatcctatctcttaccatgaagccattagcagtgatcagtcttctgaatggaataaagcaatgattgatgagcttgaatccatgaagaaaaatgacgtttgggatttggtagaattacccaacggagtcaaacccgtaggatgcaaatgggtgttcaaaacaaaactggatccgaatgggaacgttgaacgctacaaagcgagattggttgcaaagggctacactcagaaagagggaattgattatcaagagacgttttcacctgtctctcgtaaagattctttaaggatcgtcatggccctagtagctcattttgatttggagctgcatcagatggacgttaagaccgttttccttaacggagatttggacgaagatgtttacatgaaacaacctgaaggctttaaacctgaaggtcaggagcatctggtctgtaagttgaagaaatccatttacgggttaaaacaaggatcacgtcagtggtacctcaagtttgatgaagtcatgaagaggcaaggttttatgaagaatcaagtggatcaatgcacctacctcaagatgagtgggagtaactttactatacttgtcctttacgtagatgatattctattggcaagtaatagtttagacatgttgcatgagtcgaagcgtttactctcgcataacttcgacatgaaggatctcgaagatgcttcttacgtcattggcatcgaaattcaccgagatagacacaaagggattttaggattgtcccaaagggcctacatagatcgtgtccttacacgatacaacatgcaacagtgcaaaccctccgtcgctccagtagttaagggagatgttttcggttcgtttcagtgtccgacaacagaggttgagaaggagcaaatgagccagataccttacgcgtcagtagtcgggagcttgatgtatgctcaagtctgtactcgtccagatatcgcttatattgctggaatgctaggccgttatcagactaatcctggcctagatcactggaaagcagctaagaaggtacttcgatatctgcaagggacgaaagactataaactgacttatagaagaagtgatcatttagaagtggtgggctattctgattctgactttgccaaatgcaaagatgacaagaaatccacttcgggctatatctttatgttagcaggcggccctatctcttggaagagtcataaacaacagttgaccacaacttccacaatgatggcagagtacattgctgtttataacgcaacctgtcatggaatgttgcttagaaacctggtcactggactcaaaatcgttaattccatttctagaccattgaagctttactgtgataattcagctgccgttagtttctcaaacagtaacagttcgactggagctggtttatatctcgatacaaaatatctatttgtacgtgaacgagttgaggaaaataatctatgtatcgagtatattagtactaaggatatgcttgcggatccgatgactaaaggtctccctcctaagatttacgaagaacatgttcggaatatgggatttagtaaagaccttatttgagcatattgtactagcttatgttttatgattaatgaaatttcctcaagtttgattttgtatgtctgttagaatatgttcaaccggtataatggcatatagacaaataaagttacaagtcaaacaaagggcttacgtgtattttgatcatgatgactcggttttaaattaaggctatagtatgattaatggtggtcctgagtcgcataatgattcaacggctgtatttctctgctatagtacttgtttaaggctaaaatgagtgttaactcctgatcaggcttatctaatactcatagtaaatgattactcggctaagtgggagaatgtaagattaaatatattacgtattaatatttaatctatagccatcataatcatttacattatagagatcaaaatatattagaacctattaaataattagttggtaattgttgatggaccatattacccttattaactaattaggtttcctcctgggtgcttatataaggagaattatgtggaggtttaggggttactcagttacacaattacaccaccccattagccataacatcattaCGTCGACCTCttctcctaaccgatacccttttcggtttctaagtccccatcatcagttagcaccctaaggaggaaccagatcaccctgacaaagatgtcgaactccatgtcgtcttctctcactggattctccactgcccTGTCGGCCATTACAGGTATGCTTACTGTTTTCCTTCAtacacaaacagaactgaaccaacatgggAACTACAGGATTATATCCTTCGAAATAGTGGGGTCGTTGGGCTTGACTCGGATTATCAGCAGGTGTTCGAACGTTTAAATGTCTCTctcccagacttggatattagcGGTTTCTCTAATAAGGACATCGCCCCCTCGAAGCCACaaaaaactttggcgaatgctCTGTTTAGCAAAATCGCTCAAAGCCTGGGAGAAGTTTTTGATTTGTCATCCCGCCAGAAGGCGGTGTTTGTGTGCCTGAAGGGTCCCCATGCTCAGGATTTCTTGACCGTCATCCCGATTGAGGGGTTGGGACAATGCATGTCTGCAGTAGAATACAAAGCCATTCTCAAATATCGGTTGATGATCCCTATGTACCCGGAAGATGAAACCTGTCTGATATGCCGTAAAGCTTGTATGAATAAATAAGGGGAACACGCAGTTCATTGTAAAGATCTCCCTGGATtcaaatatcggcatgactgGGTTCAGGATGCTTTGTGGGACATACTAAGAAGAGCTGGGATTTTTGCTAAGAAAGAGGCTCCTGTGAATTTTCTCACGGACcctatggaagggagatctacttTGCGACCAGCGGATCTGCTTGTCTTTGGCTGGGCTggggggaaacatgcttgtgtggacCTTACGGGAGTTTCCCCTTTGGTTGGTTTAAGGGAAAACGAGTTTGTAGCTGGACAAGCAGCAAGAAAGGCAGAATCAAAGAAAGTGGATAAACACGCTAAAGCTTGCACAAAGAATCAACATGTCTTTGTCTCTTTTGCCTTTGATATATTTGGCTCCCTAGCGCCAGAAGCTATCCGCTTTTTGACCAGGGTTCAACGGGTTATCCACAGCAATTGTTCAACCCCAGGCGAGCAGGGGTTTGCTTTGGAAGgttagggtttgcaattcagaaagaggtggcggcgcagtttgttgctcgtctaccttcTATTTTGATGTAACTTGGCAAGTTTTTTGGTGGaaaattgaataaaaaaaaattatttttaacttgcaTGATAGATAAGGATttacataaaataaacaaaaagataaaatatGGTATCTAAATCAATAACTAAGACCATTTGAAGTTGACATTAACAAGATTAATGATATATGAGCGTGTCTTGTATTTTAAATTAAAAGTCAAAACCAGATTATCTTGCCTCGCTTTCATATTGATCTTCCTTGTCAGAATTTCACTTCTTAAAAGAAATTCAGATCCCATAAATCACAATTCCTTGCACTTAAAGAAACCTTTTAGACTTTCGTTATCAGAACATAATCTATTTTGTATAATCCAAATCGTATAATAATATATCTGGTAAAATGAATGGCAAGTTCGCGGGTTGTCACCATCTATAATATTCTGAGTTGTTTGACTTTGAAAAAGTCTCGGTCAGCTACTCATGAGAAACATCAAAGAAACCACCAACTTATTATGAAACCAGCTGCATATGTATAAAATAAGCATGTAAAGGATGGTCTTTCACTCTTTCATATCCGAAATATGGAAACAAAGCTTTATGAAGCATCATTAACAGGCGACGTTCAAGCACTCAATGCACTACTCCATCAAAATCAACTCATCCTTGACAGACTCTCACTCACCGGATTCAATGAATCCCCCCTCCACATTGCTGCCATGCGCGACCACCATCAATTCGCCACCATTCTTCTTACCCAAAATCCAAAGCTTGCTATAGCCTTGGATTCCAAAAGGCGAACCCCGCTCCACCTGGCCTCCGCCAACGGTTACCTAGAGATGGTCCAAGAAATTGTGAAGGCAGGGGGGCGAGATGTATGCTGTTTTCGAGATCAAGATGGGCTAACCCCTCTTCACTTGGCAGCAATGAATGAACGTTTGGAGGTTGTTAAGGCGCTTGTTCAGGCAAACCCGGATGCAGCTAAGGAGATTGCAGAGAGTGGAGAAACCATTTTGCACATGTGTGTTAGTTATAACTGTATGGAATCATTGAAAGTGTTAATGGAATTATGGAATGAAGATGAGTTGGCGAAGATCACAGATCATGGTGGAAACACCCTTTTACATGCTGCtgctagcaataaacaaacacaGGTACTTGTAATATTTTTTTGTAACCATAAGAACATGTTACCAAAAAGTCACGAACCACCAATACCCTGCTAACTAATCGTTACGATACTTTCACCCttcttctgaacaatgtttttaatTTGTGCAGATTTTAAACTACTTGGTCAGGATACCAGGCATCAACGCTAATGGAAATGCTGTAAACAAACTTGGATTAACTGCACTAGATATTTTGGATCAATGCCCCCGAGATCTCAAATCGCTTGAAATAAGAGAAGTTCTAATAGAAGCAGGTGTTTTGAGAGCAAATGATCTTAGACCAGCTCTTGAAAAACCATCACAGTCATTAATATTGAATGCTTCACAGAATAAATGGAAAGGGTGGATATCAAGAATATGGGCTTGGTATGTGAATGCTGACCACCATTGGATCGAAAATCAACGTGGGATTCTGTTGGTTTCGGCTTTAGTGGTGGCGGGGGTGTCATTCTACTCGGGGATCAACCCTCCGAGTGGTTTTATTACAAACACCAAAGATGGTTCGCTTGGAAACGCAGTTCAGGCAGAAATAGACATGGATAAGTTCAGCATGTTTGTAGCAAATAATTCGGTCACTATGATAGCTTCATTGGCCATAGTCATTGTGCTGATCAGTGGACTTCCGTTAAGGAACAAGTTCTGGATGTGGTTGCTTACTCTTGGAACCCTGTTAACTATGGTGTCCATGGTGTTTAGCTATTGGATATCATTGAGTATGATGGCACCGGATGGGTATGTGGATGGGGCGAGTGTTTGGATTTGCCTCATATGGATGTCGAGTTGTGGGGTGATTGCATTGATTCATACGATCTTTTTCGTAGTTTGGGTGGTTATGAAGCGGTCAAAGTGTATGAAGCCAGAGACAAACAGACAAGGCAACCAGGATGCAGGTGAAGTTTAATGTTATTCTATAGTCTATCATTGTTCTTTCAACACATCCCTTTCATGAATTTATTGTTGTTGCATACTTGTATAGTTTGATGTGTGTAATATTTGTATGGATAATGtaattatatatgtttttagtATTTGTATATATAATAATGTTTTTTGTTCTTTACATCTGACCAAAGACCGCTTCGTTTCATTTCGAGTTATACAATGCTTCTCATCACTACATATATGTACAGGCGCGTTTTCTTAAACcaaacttatgttgaaaaattacATAACACAAACAATAATATAGAATAACCTTTATCATTACACATCATACATAAATGcaaaaaataaattattattgAAGTACTACTCGTGTACATGTATTATTGTTTTCTTGTATGTAAATATGTAGTAGCAACCAAGAAACATGAACAATCAAATGCAAATCTTTCATCATGACCACCGGTAAAGTTCGAATTACCAAACTAACAGAAAATGGCTAACCGTTAAACCCCAATCCCCTCTCTTTCAAAAGTATATCAGGGTGTTTTAGGGCACCATTAAGAAAGAAGATGGTCTCTCATAAAGCAATTAAAGAGTTATCGTTCTCTTTATAAGTAAAGCTCATTAACATTATCTATTTATCTCACATGAAATATCTGATTTACCTGTTCTTTTTTCGGACATAAACAGGATGTTATAAGCCTAATTATAAAAAAGGATTTAACATCTACATAGCGTCACTTTCGTCGCATCATGATGTCATAATATCTGGTTTTTAATCAATTTTGGCCCCTGAAGGAACTCCATGTATTATCGATTGCGTGATGGCCGAACTTGAGAAGCTCGGTCAAAATTATCATGTTGCTTTGAGGCAAGTTAGCTCATAACTTTCTTCAAGTGCTGTATGGTAGCAACATGAAACGTAGGACTCATAAGATATGTTTTAACTTAGCAAATCTTTAACTTGCTATTAACTTAAAGTTTACATATTTTCAATGAATGTTTTGGTATCAGATACCTAATTATATACATCATCCAACACAAgtagtggcggatctagaaaatccttaTAGAGGTAACGTTTCAGAAAAatgggtaacgaaatcgaaaaaatgtcaaaaaaaacgtcaatttttttccaaaatttacactactgTCGGATCGTCAAGGGGTAGCAGAGGCTACCCCTTAATACAAGGTATGCCTGCCACTAAACACAAGTACTCTATTGAAAGATTACCTGAAGCAACTAAGGGTGTGGAGGACTGGAGGTAGGCTGATCCCCCTTTAAGTTTCTTGCAAACATTTTTTCATGCACTTCTTTACTGATCTAAGTTCCCTTGTTTGTTTGCGTTGCAGCTCCAAGAATATGATATTTGAGGTGGCTTGTGTTGTTGAAAAACAGATGTTATAGAGACCGTTGACTGCTGCTAGTACTACCAAATGTCGTTCTTCAATGATTTCAAGCAGGTACGTTTGAAAAACTAAAGCTTCTTTTCTTAAGACCTTTCACCTTTGTGATCTTGATACATGTGGGTTAACAAAATAAACTATCAGCTGTCGTTTCTTGGGGTTTGTGTGTGGAAATATTGGTGCTTTGTTATATCCaaacttatatttatttgatGGCATTGGTGACCTCCCTTCAACCAAGTGGGGTGAGGCGTTCAAACTCCAGTTTGGGTATTTAGGTGGTGTAGAAATGGTAATCAACTATTTGAAGTTTCGAACACACAAACTGACAGATctcaaagaacaaagaaacaaTTGATAAATCCGAAATACACAACTTTGTACAAATCAAAATCTCACACTCAAATCAATGCAGATAATCAACACGATAAACTGTAACACAAATCTACAAACCTAATCAGATTCAATTTGAATCTGAAATCCTAGATCTGGACCAACGAATGAGAGAGAATTCACCGTAAATGAGAGAAGTTGAAGTGTGTGTTGTGTGCCAATCCCTCAATAGAGCTCCTTTTATAGCGACCGGTTAAGACCTGTGGACAACCCAGCTGCAACTTAATCTTCATGCAATCTTCAATCCCAGCCCAATACACTTATTAATCTACAAGACTCAGCTTAGCCCATAAACTTGAATCGATGCGTCGGGCTAGATGCATGgggtgtaggtcccttttcgcggaggataacgaacctaaaccttgttatacaaacctactagcgagtgcggaatccaagctagcaagcaaaccgagttagtagcaagtagagaaacaaacacacaagttcaccgattaacacaacttgtattaatgcaatgagggttcggttacaagctcaatgtttacagaaatgttctataaactctcaaagtgtgtgtgtgagttctggacagaatgctctcaatgctttctatctctcggatgtgcaaatggcagaactaactcacacatacactgcatgggtatatatatacccagcccatgatgcctgatcgaaggatccgatagatggtccgaaggatcatctatcgatcacaacatgttcgaaagatgagcattgacctcgaaggatcatccttcgaggtctaatcagtcgaaccatatctttcgtgcACCTCGAAGGATTAACACCATCCTTCGAggagctatccttcgatcagaacatctttcaacatacaatctgttgtccaagtcaaaccggaggatggttgacttggtcaacttacagactaccaaggacatcgtttacatacagaccgaatacagacaaagtacagacacaagtgcaccaacaaactcccccttggctgtagctttgtctttatcttctatgattgtagactcgtcttgaacttcgacggtctttggtcttcgagttatcaaaactctgatgtcctttcaagtcttcaaagtcggaggatcttcaaagtcttcacgtctttgAAAGCagggagtgtatcaacaaactacccgtatcatgtaggaagtgggatgacaaactcccccttaacataagttcccccttgagttatgctcgtgaaaagactttatctttatgaagtgagatccttgtggtgttgatgatggccagcggcaactcgatcatcttcatcttttgagcgccttctcgtcgtgtcttcattccaatgcttgtcatcgactatgttctcccagcctttagaatctgcacatgcaagaaatctaaacgcgtaatgagaacaactgcttggaatatagtataaacaaatgacacacgaatgaccatgtcataatcaaacaccgtccgacagtttgaaagtttaataaatttgccaattttagtttttaactttcaaacatgcaaatgtttgaccgtttatgaagatttagccAGTTAGGTTTTcggtcaggtttcaggtaacgaagacttgagctccaacatcgtacga
This is a stretch of genomic DNA from Helianthus annuus cultivar XRQ/B chromosome 16, HanXRQr2.0-SUNRISE, whole genome shotgun sequence. It encodes these proteins:
- the LOC110916835 gene encoding ankyrin repeat-containing protein ITN1; amino-acid sequence: METKLYEASLTGDVQALNALLHQNQLILDRLSLTGFNESPLHIAAMRDHHQFATILLTQNPKLAIALDSKRRTPLHLASANGYLEMVQEIVKAGGRDVCCFRDQDGLTPLHLAAMNERLEVVKALVQANPDAAKEIAESGETILHMCVSYNCMESLKVLMELWNEDELAKITDHGGNTLLHAAASNKQTQILNYLVRIPGINANGNAVNKLGLTALDILDQCPRDLKSLEIREVLIEAGVLRANDLRPALEKPSQSLILNASQNKWKGWISRIWAWYVNADHHWIENQRGILLVSALVVAGVSFYSGINPPSGFITNTKDGSLGNAVQAEIDMDKFSMFVANNSVTMIASLAIVIVLISGLPLRNKFWMWLLTLGTLLTMVSMVFSYWISLSMMAPDGYVDGASVWICLIWMSSCGVIALIHTIFFVVWVVMKRSKCMKPETNRQGNQDAGEV